A portion of the Novosphingobium sp. KA1 genome contains these proteins:
- a CDS encoding FadR/GntR family transcriptional regulator, with translation MPVDPQENRDALGRNLTYGLLDRLGSQIVGGTWTGRSFPTEMELSQQHGVSRSVTREAVKMLTAKGLVTARPRQGTSILPVSQWNLFDTDVLRWMLERRFSIDLLRQFSQLRVAIEPAAAALAAQAASEEGRALIEAGFARMQAAEAGQDDVLEADVAFHVAILKASGNPFFGQFRDVVSTALKTSIHYTNRIVGRSADLDAHEGVMRAILARDPHLARARMEKIIVDVLGAIHHNESAG, from the coding sequence ATGCCCGTAGACCCGCAGGAAAACCGCGACGCGCTGGGGCGCAATCTTACGTATGGGCTGCTTGACCGTCTGGGCTCCCAGATCGTCGGCGGCACCTGGACGGGGCGTTCGTTTCCCACCGAAATGGAACTGTCGCAGCAGCACGGGGTCAGCCGCTCGGTCACGCGTGAGGCCGTGAAGATGCTCACTGCCAAGGGCCTCGTTACCGCGCGGCCGCGGCAGGGCACCTCGATCCTGCCGGTCAGCCAGTGGAACCTGTTCGATACCGACGTGCTGCGCTGGATGCTGGAGCGGCGCTTTTCCATCGACCTGCTCAGGCAGTTCAGCCAGCTGCGCGTCGCCATCGAACCTGCCGCAGCGGCGCTGGCGGCGCAGGCGGCCAGCGAAGAGGGGCGGGCGCTGATCGAGGCGGGCTTCGCCCGCATGCAGGCCGCCGAGGCCGGGCAGGACGATGTGCTGGAGGCGGACGTCGCCTTCCATGTCGCCATTCTCAAGGCCTCGGGCAATCCGTTCTTCGGGCAGTTCCGCGACGTGGTTTCCACCGCGCTCAAGACCTCGATCCACTACACCAACCGCATCGTCGGGCGCAGCGCCGACCTCGATGCGCACGAGGGGGTGATGCGCGCGATCCTCGCCCGCGACCCGCACCTGGCCCGCGCGCGGATGGAAAAGATCATCGTCGATGTCCTCGGCGCCATCCACCACAACGAAAGCGCGGGCTGA
- a CDS encoding tRNA (cytidine(34)-2'-O)-methyltransferase encodes MRIALFEPEIAGNVGAVMRLGACLGATVDLIEPMGFEWDDKRVRRTAMDYIDHVSVTRHADFEAFRATVGSSRLVLFTTKTTRSAYAFEYRADDILLFGKESAGVPQSVSDICDERVRIPLRAEVRSLNLATAAALALGEALRQTGSLPG; translated from the coding sequence ATGCGTATTGCCCTGTTCGAACCCGAAATCGCCGGAAACGTCGGCGCCGTCATGCGCCTCGGCGCCTGCCTTGGCGCGACCGTGGACCTGATCGAGCCGATGGGCTTCGAATGGGACGACAAGCGCGTGCGCCGCACCGCGATGGACTATATCGACCACGTCTCGGTCACCCGCCACGCCGACTTCGAGGCCTTCCGCGCCACCGTGGGTTCCAGCAGGCTGGTGCTGTTCACCACCAAGACCACCCGGTCGGCCTATGCGTTCGAATATAGAGCCGACGACATCCTGCTGTTCGGCAAGGAAAGCGCGGGCGTGCCGCAATCGGTCTCCGACATCTGCGACGAGCGGGTGCGCATCCCGCTGCGCGCCGAAGTCCGCTCCCTGAACCTCGCCACCGCCGCCGCCCTCGCGCTGGGCGAGGCGCTGCGCCAGACGGGAAGCCTGCCGGGCTGA
- a CDS encoding pyridoxal phosphate-dependent aminotransferase, with translation MQLEQDMLAERIGGEEVTQDLLARGYSRRNLGRIAALLGGGMAAMQVMPASAQQAAKAVAGAVRIGANECWTGPFPAGAQAAMAIVSQGNRYEPNDDHAKLFAAVAQVEGIPVDHVVAWPGSSDPLSRTAITFASPSRGIVTADPTYESIWRTGAWIGAKVTKVPLTSDYRHDVKAMLAADPNAGLYYICSPNNPTGTLTPIADIVWLAENKPKDAVLLVDEAYIHFAGTENAAKLAASRDDVLVMRTFSKLFGMAGMRLGLTLGSKALHEKMMRYDGGQVTSMLPMTAVACGTASLTLADQIKARRDQMIAAREASIAHVEKRGLKVLPGSHANMFMVDWGGKPPKAMMEALLAQGVQIGRSWSAYPTMSRVTVGSAEEMQKFRLALDKVLMA, from the coding sequence ATGCAGCTTGAGCAAGACATGCTGGCCGAGCGTATCGGCGGTGAAGAGGTAACGCAGGATCTGCTGGCGCGCGGTTATTCGCGCCGCAACCTGGGCAGGATCGCGGCGCTGCTGGGCGGCGGCATGGCGGCGATGCAGGTCATGCCGGCCAGCGCGCAGCAGGCCGCCAAGGCGGTGGCGGGCGCGGTGCGCATCGGCGCCAACGAGTGCTGGACCGGTCCGTTCCCGGCCGGCGCGCAGGCGGCCATGGCGATCGTCTCGCAGGGCAACCGCTACGAGCCCAATGACGACCACGCCAAGCTTTTTGCGGCGGTCGCCCAGGTCGAGGGCATTCCGGTGGACCACGTGGTCGCCTGGCCGGGGTCGAGCGACCCGCTCAGCCGCACCGCGATCACCTTCGCCTCGCCCTCGCGCGGGATCGTCACCGCCGACCCGACCTACGAATCGATCTGGCGCACCGGTGCCTGGATCGGCGCCAAGGTCACCAAGGTGCCGCTCACCTCGGACTATCGCCATGACGTGAAGGCCATGCTGGCCGCCGATCCCAACGCCGGGCTCTACTACATCTGCTCGCCCAACAACCCGACCGGCACGCTGACGCCGATTGCCGACATCGTCTGGCTGGCCGAGAACAAGCCCAAGGACGCGGTGCTGCTGGTGGACGAGGCGTACATCCACTTCGCCGGCACCGAAAACGCCGCCAAGCTCGCCGCCTCGCGCGACGATGTGCTGGTGATGCGCACGTTCTCCAAGCTGTTCGGCATGGCGGGCATGCGCCTTGGCCTGACGCTCGGGTCCAAGGCGCTGCACGAGAAGATGATGCGCTATGACGGCGGGCAGGTCACCTCGATGCTGCCGATGACGGCGGTGGCCTGCGGCACCGCCTCGCTGACGCTGGCCGACCAGATCAAGGCCCGCCGCGACCAGATGATCGCCGCGCGCGAGGCCAGCATCGCCCATGTCGAGAAGCGCGGTCTCAAGGTGCTGCCGGGCAGCCATGCGAACATGTTCATGGTCGACTGGGGCGGCAAGCCGCCCAAGGCGATGATGGAGGCGCTGCTGGCGCAAGGCGTGCAGATCGGCCGTTCGTGGAGCGCCTATCCGACGATGTCGCGCGTGACGGTGGGCTCGGCGGAAGAAATGCAGAAGTTCCGCCTCGCACTCGACAAGGTGCTGATGGCCTGA
- a CDS encoding sulfite exporter TauE/SafE family protein, producing the protein MLSEMGWLIPAVGLLVAGLVAGFAGGVFGIGGGFIVVPALLLMLPLLGGDHAQYAHVAIGTSAATIIVTSIRSVMSHAKRGSVDFEILKSWAPWVILGDGVGVLLASHVDGKVLTMVFASGVLLMSLNFLVPRVGDKVITDQMPSGMLRVGIAGGLGTFSSLLGIGGGTIAIMVMTLCGRSIHKAVGTASGVGTLIAIPSAIGFAIIGLHDKGLPWGSLGFVNLPATLAIASMSVLTAPLGVAAAHWLEPRMLKRIFGVYLIVISMVMFHNALKI; encoded by the coding sequence ATGCTATCTGAAATGGGCTGGCTGATCCCCGCGGTCGGACTGCTGGTGGCCGGCCTTGTCGCCGGGTTCGCCGGCGGCGTGTTCGGGATCGGTGGCGGCTTCATTGTAGTCCCCGCACTTTTGCTGATGCTGCCGCTGCTGGGCGGCGACCATGCACAATACGCGCATGTCGCCATCGGCACTTCGGCGGCGACCATCATCGTCACCTCGATCCGCTCGGTCATGAGCCATGCCAAGCGCGGATCGGTCGATTTCGAGATCCTCAAGTCCTGGGCGCCCTGGGTGATCCTGGGCGACGGTGTCGGCGTGCTGCTGGCCAGCCATGTCGACGGCAAGGTGCTCACCATGGTGTTCGCCTCGGGCGTGCTGCTGATGAGCCTCAATTTCCTGGTCCCGCGCGTGGGCGACAAGGTGATCACCGACCAGATGCCCTCGGGCATGCTGCGGGTCGGCATTGCCGGCGGCCTCGGCACGTTTTCCTCGCTGCTGGGCATCGGCGGCGGCACCATCGCGATCATGGTGATGACGCTGTGCGGCCGCTCGATCCACAAGGCGGTGGGCACGGCGTCCGGCGTGGGTACGCTGATCGCCATTCCCAGCGCCATCGGCTTTGCCATCATCGGCCTGCACGACAAGGGCCTGCCCTGGGGCTCGCTCGGCTTCGTCAACCTGCCGGCGACGCTCGCCATCGCCTCGATGTCGGTCCTGACCGCGCCGCTCGGCGTGGCCGCCGCGCACTGGCTGGAGCCGCGCATGCTGAAGCGGATCTTCGGCGTCTACCTGATCGTGATCTCCATGGTCATGTTCCACAATGCTCTGAAAATCTGA
- a CDS encoding TonB-dependent siderophore receptor, producing MKYRVSVSASALAAALIMGSAPALADEPVEGEASEAADTATGAIIVTGTRTIGMKATESPAPIQIMTSEALGRTGQPDLVQSLAQNLPSIQAQAFGSDLQAHNLQMKLRGLSPNHTLILINGKRRHGTANVSIAGGPYGGSAAPDMSFIPTDAIGHIEVLQDGAAAQYGTDAIAGVINIILKDSDHGGMLSGTAGQYMDQGGDTYSVSGNVGFAPIENSHVNVTVQKKKKGFSFRGDVDPRVYGSNSVATGNLTKYPDLVNASNYPYVNRIAGDPEIEQTTAMYDAGWESGDFEVYSFGSYGHKYARAYENYRTPGIVVSAAGVPLFPTGFAPLEAVRETDYSFTGGVKGMFGDLGFDLASTYGDDVVKVYVENSANATLYKDTGFTPTEFHNGDFKASQWSNTLDLTYPLDIGLAEPVNIAGGLEWRRETYGIVAGDPASYYGSGAQSFFGYGPNNAGNYHRTNFSQYLDISLKPTPEWLVDGAVRHEHYSDFGDTTVFKLTSRYDISDMFAVRGTVSTGFRAPTLAEGFYSGINVAPNGVAGVLPANSAAAASLGFGGLKPEKSTNFSAGVVFTPSSRVSVTIDAYWIEIRDRIMISSSFYGFNGQYCPQGYSGSNASSCVPYTADNYNLYNQQAVYDAVSTALGGEIPSYVLTDVNGNRNTSGTVAVQTFVNGADMRTRGVDFMASYDMPTGIGMVNWTLSANYNENKVKKIASLPDALYTSTVNPARSALISSYSVATLEHSTPKVRATLGAYWESSLFSVNLRESYYSKVYALETAPGGSPIAGQDLKVPVKSAFITDLELGLKATESIKLSIGANNLFNKYPTKRSYENIRAAQLASGSSSYASNVYPTISPYGINGGYYYGRVTVKF from the coding sequence ATGAAGTACAGGGTATCCGTATCGGCATCGGCGCTGGCAGCGGCGCTTATCATGGGGTCCGCCCCGGCACTGGCGGACGAGCCGGTCGAGGGAGAGGCGAGCGAAGCGGCAGACACCGCCACCGGCGCGATCATCGTCACCGGCACACGCACGATCGGCATGAAGGCTACCGAAAGCCCGGCGCCGATCCAGATCATGACCAGCGAGGCGCTGGGGCGGACCGGCCAGCCGGACCTGGTCCAGAGCCTCGCGCAGAACCTTCCCTCGATCCAGGCGCAGGCCTTCGGCAGCGATCTCCAGGCGCACAACCTGCAGATGAAGCTGCGCGGCCTGTCGCCCAACCACACCCTGATCCTGATCAACGGCAAGCGCCGCCACGGCACGGCCAACGTCTCGATCGCCGGCGGTCCCTACGGGGGCAGCGCGGCGCCGGACATGAGCTTCATCCCGACCGATGCGATCGGCCATATCGAAGTGCTCCAGGACGGTGCTGCCGCGCAGTACGGCACCGACGCCATCGCCGGCGTCATCAACATCATCCTCAAGGATTCCGACCACGGCGGCATGCTCAGCGGCACGGCCGGCCAGTACATGGACCAGGGCGGCGATACCTACAGCGTCTCGGGCAATGTCGGCTTCGCGCCGATCGAGAATTCGCACGTCAATGTGACCGTGCAGAAAAAGAAGAAGGGCTTCAGCTTCCGCGGCGACGTCGACCCGCGCGTCTACGGCAGCAATTCGGTGGCGACCGGCAACCTCACCAAGTATCCCGACCTCGTCAACGCATCCAACTACCCCTACGTCAACCGCATCGCCGGCGATCCCGAGATCGAACAGACCACCGCGATGTACGATGCAGGCTGGGAATCGGGCGATTTCGAGGTCTACAGCTTCGGCAGCTACGGCCACAAATACGCCCGCGCCTACGAGAACTACCGCACCCCCGGCATCGTCGTCTCGGCCGCCGGCGTGCCGCTGTTCCCGACCGGCTTCGCCCCGCTCGAAGCGGTGCGTGAGACGGACTATTCGTTCACCGGCGGCGTCAAGGGCATGTTCGGGGACCTCGGTTTCGACCTCGCCTCGACTTATGGCGACGACGTGGTCAAGGTCTATGTCGAGAACTCGGCCAACGCCACGCTCTACAAGGACACCGGCTTCACCCCGACCGAGTTCCACAACGGCGACTTCAAGGCCTCGCAGTGGAGCAACACGCTCGACCTGACCTATCCGCTCGACATCGGTCTGGCCGAGCCAGTGAACATCGCCGGCGGCCTCGAATGGCGGCGCGAGACTTACGGCATCGTCGCGGGCGATCCGGCTTCCTACTACGGGTCGGGCGCGCAATCGTTCTTCGGCTACGGTCCCAACAATGCGGGCAATTACCACCGCACCAACTTCTCCCAATACCTCGACATTTCCCTGAAGCCCACGCCCGAGTGGCTGGTCGACGGCGCCGTGCGTCACGAGCACTACAGCGACTTCGGCGATACCACCGTGTTCAAGCTGACCTCGCGCTACGACATTTCCGACATGTTCGCGGTGCGCGGCACGGTTTCGACCGGCTTCCGTGCGCCGACCCTGGCGGAAGGTTTCTATTCGGGCATCAACGTGGCGCCGAACGGCGTGGCGGGCGTGCTTCCGGCCAACTCGGCGGCGGCCGCCTCGCTCGGCTTCGGCGGTCTCAAGCCTGAAAAGTCGACCAACTTCAGCGCCGGCGTGGTCTTCACGCCCAGCTCGCGGGTCAGCGTCACCATCGATGCCTACTGGATCGAGATCCGCGACCGCATCATGATTTCCAGCTCGTTCTACGGCTTCAACGGCCAGTATTGCCCCCAGGGCTACTCGGGCTCGAATGCCAGCAGCTGCGTGCCCTACACGGCCGACAACTACAATCTCTACAACCAGCAGGCGGTCTACGACGCGGTTTCCACGGCGCTTGGCGGCGAGATCCCGAGCTACGTGCTGACCGACGTCAACGGCAACCGCAACACCAGCGGCACCGTGGCCGTGCAGACTTTCGTCAACGGCGCCGACATGCGCACCCGCGGCGTGGACTTCATGGCCTCCTACGACATGCCGACCGGCATCGGCATGGTGAACTGGACCCTCTCGGCCAACTACAACGAGAACAAGGTCAAGAAGATCGCCAGCCTGCCCGATGCGCTCTACACCAGCACCGTCAATCCCGCGCGCTCGGCGCTGATCAGCAGCTACAGCGTCGCCACGCTGGAGCACAGCACCCCCAAGGTCCGTGCGACGCTGGGGGCGTACTGGGAATCGAGCCTGTTCTCGGTGAACCTGCGCGAAAGCTACTATTCGAAGGTCTATGCGCTGGAAACCGCGCCGGGCGGCAGCCCGATCGCGGGGCAGGACCTCAAGGTGCCGGTCAAGTCGGCGTTCATCACCGACCTCGAACTGGGCCTGAAGGCGACCGAGAGCATCAAGCTCTCGATCGGCGCGAACAACCTGTTCAACAAGTATCCGACCAAGCGCTCCTACGAAAATATCCGTGCCGCGCAATTGGCTTCAGGGTCAAGTTCTTATGCGTCCAACGTATATCCCACCATTTCGCCCTACGGTATCAATGGTGGATACTACTATGGCCGCGTCACCGTGAAATTCTGA